One region of Danio rerio strain Tuebingen ecotype United States chromosome 5, GRCz12tu, whole genome shotgun sequence genomic DNA includes:
- the gbgt1l5 gene encoding histo-blood group ABO system transferase — protein MKLKVLSLLILTGFCLTGLLYLGFTSGWINPYSQAELTPWLAPIVWEGTFDPKLIDSIYKKQNITVATTVFALGKYTVFLKDFLESAERYYFVGFRVHYYVFTDHPEQVPVVKLGVERKLTVMTVKSSNRWQEMTLRRMERVEKLIESRLVKEADYVFSLDVDTKFYGRWGAETLGDLIGVIHPGYYHTRREQFPYERRPESQAFIPYSEGDYYYCGAVLGGKVKDVHEVAKTCREQLDIDAAKSIEAAWQEESHLNKYLLYNKPSKLLSPEYMWQDLVPQANRVKIIRFSQVIKNYADVRPNP, from the exons ACTCCTTTATCTGGGCTTCACCTCTGGATGGATTAA cccATATAGCCAAGCTGAATTGACACCATGGTTAGCCCCAATTGTATGGGAAGGAACATTTGATCCCAAACTGATTGATTCAATCTACAAAAAACAGAACATCACAGTAGCGACTACAGTCTTCGCTCTTGGCAA ATACACAGTGTTTCTTAAAGATTTCCTGGAGTCTGCAGAGCGCTATTACTTTGTTGGGTTTCGTGTGCACTATTATGTCTTCACCGATCACCCAGAACAGGTTCCTGTTGTGAAACTGGGTGTAGAACGTAAACTGACGGTGATGACAGTTAAAAGTTCTAACAGATGGCAGGAGATGACATTGCGGAGGATGGAGAGGGTGGAGAAACTGATTGAGAGCCGATTGGTGAAGGAAGCAGACTATGTTTTTAGCCTTGATGTGGATACAAAGTTCTACGGCCGCTGGGGAGCAGAGACTTTGGGTGATCTTATAGGTGTGATTCATCCTGGTTACTATCATACACGACGTGAGCAATTCCCTTATGAGCGAAGGCCTGAGTCTCAAGCGTTTATCCCTTATTCTGaaggtgattattattattgtggagcTGTGCTTGGTGGTAAAGTGAAAGATGTACATGAGGTTGCTAAAACCTGCCGAGAGCAGCTGGACATTGATGCAGCTAAATCCATTGAGGCAGCATGGCAGGAGGAGTCCCATTTGAATAAGTATTTGCTGTATAACAAACCCAGTAAACTGCTTTCACCTGAGTACATGTGGCAGGACTTGGTACCGCAGGCAAATAGGGTCAAAATCATTCGCTTCTCTcaagttattaaaaattatgCAGACGTTCGTCCAAACCCATAA